The following proteins come from a genomic window of Gossypium raimondii isolate GPD5lz chromosome 5, ASM2569854v1, whole genome shotgun sequence:
- the LOC105768064 gene encoding serine/threonine-protein kinase Aurora-1 — protein MAIAQTNSQQQEKVSSEASAGEKKRWTLSDFDIGKPLGRGKFGHVYLAREKRSNHIVALKVLFKSQLQQSQVEHQLRREVEIQSHLRHPNILRLYGYFYDQKRVYLILEYAAKGELYKELQKCKYFSERRAATYVASLARALIYCHGKHVIHRDIKPENLLIGAQGELKIADFGWSVHTFNRRRTMCGTLDYLPPEMVESVEHDASVDIWSLGVLCYEFLYGVPPFEAKEHSDTYRRIVQVDLKFPTKPIVSSAAKDLISQMLVKDSSQRLPLHKLLEHPWIVQNADPSGIYKA, from the exons ATGGCGATCGCTCAGACCAACTCTCAACAACAAGAGAAG gTTTCTTCAGAGGCTTCAGCAGgcgaaaagaaaagatggacgctTAGCGATTTTGACATTGGAAAGCCGCTTGGACGAGGCAAGTTTGGTCACGTTTATCTAGCTAGAGAGAAGAGG AGCAATCATATTGTAGCACTCAAGGTGCTTTTTAAAAGCCAACTCCAACAATCTCAAGTTGAACATCAGCTACGTCGTGAAGTGGAAATACAAAGTCACCTGCGCCATCCCAATATATTGAGGCTTTACGGTTATTTCTATGATCAG AAACGTGTTTACCTGATACTGGAGTATGCAGCCAAAGGTGAACTTTACAAGGAACTACAGAAATGTAAATACTTCAGTGAAAGACGCGCGGCTACG TATGTTGCATCTTTAGCTCGGGCACTGATTTATTGCCATGGAAAGCATGTAATACACCGAGACATCAAACCTGAGAACTTGTTAATTGGGGCACAG GGTGAACTTAAGATTGCTGATTTTGGATGGTCAGTACACACATTTAACCGTAGGCGGACTATGTGCGGCACGCTTGATTATCTTCCTCCTGAAATGG TTGAAAGTGTAGAGCACGATGCTAGTGTAGACATTTGGAGCCTTGGTGTGTTGTGCTATGAGTTCCTATACGGAGTCCCTCCTTTTGAAGCCAAGGAACATTCAGACACTTACCGAAG GATTGTGCAAGTGGATCTCAAGTTCCCTACAAAGCCAATAGTTTCATCTGCAGCTAAGGACCTCATTAGTCAG ATGCTTGTCAAGGATTCTTCACAACGGCTGCCATTGCATAAGCTTCTTGAGCACCCATGGATTGTTCAGAATGCTGACCCATCTGGCATCTATAAAGcttaa